The genomic region GGAACCAATCTAATATTTTCATAGCCTAAATTTaggaattttcatttttttatactggcaatgacaaaaatacccttattaaAACTATTTAAGTTGTGCCATTTGTCAAAATCTAAATAGTTCTTACAGTTTTCAGGTTCAAAatagtttgtatttgatcctccTCCAATAAACGTAATTATAACAAGTGACAACTGTGTTCAACATAATTACCATTGCTCACTTACATTTTTTACTTACTGCTGACTTACATATGACTTACTGTTGAGTGTTGACCTACTTCTGTTGTTTGGTATTACTGCCACTGACTTACAGTTGACCTTTTGCTGCCTTTGACATTGATTATATTATTGAAATCATTGCTCCACATACATCCTCTATGATTGAAACACTGTAACTATAACACCTACTTGTTGGATAGTGTATTAATAGACATCTTTTATCCAATTTCAGGACAAGCTTAAGGAATCAGATTCTGGAGAGGGCACATGTGGAACACATGATGTGCTTACCCAGGCCTTGGGTACTGATGAACAACGTGGGCATGTACGCGGGATGGGCAAATTTGTAACTCCACAACAATACTTTTATTTACCCAATACTGTCAAGCATTACATGGACACTGAGAAGAAGAAGTATGATAAACGACTCAACAAGCTTGAAGATGAATTAGAGAAACTAAAAAGAGGTGTGAACAATGTGTCAGAAGCCGAAAGTTGCCAATGGGGTAATGAAGATCTTGAAGACAACCCAGATGAAGAACCActtgtaagagcattcacatccaaagaaCCAAATTCTGTGTGGGGTGttcttaaaatataaaaagtataaaaggtggtcgtgagtggaggagagagaaaatattactgttcatctgtatatttggggggacactgttcaccccctataattttttaatatattttaaaagtggttgtgagtggaggagagagaaaaggtaatgataaaggtataaaaaatattatttaattaaaaggaAGAGAGAAAaggtagtgttttttagtgtaatttagggtgaaaatatagtggaatggatgtgaatgctctaagtcaTGGGTAAAAGTGTTTCTTTTTAAAATAATTTCTTTATGTTCTATAAGAATTCATTGCAAGTCTTGGCTACAAGAAGTaacatcctatatatatatatttgtaggATATGTCATGTTTTCTTGCGGTTGACAATGCATCAAACATAGTCGCCAAAGGAACTATACTGATGGATACAAATGAAGAGGAGTTCCTTCGAGTCATGTTGGAAATATGTTTACATAGAGAAGCATTACTACCAGTTCCACTTGAAGAGGAGTTCATTATGGAGGTCGGAGATGCAATTGGGCAGATACTGAGTTGGCCAAGACATCTAGTCATTCAATGCTCTGACTTGGTAATATTATTTTCATAGATTTAATGCATATAAACATGAGGTCTAATTTAAAGAATTAATATTTTTTTCAGGAAAAAATGTTGGAGAAACCAAAGACAAAACCCGTGAAAGATTTAAAAAgtaataaacaaataaaacaacTAAGAGGAACTAATGAGGAAAACGAAAAAGAGCTTGAACAAAAGATTGTACAAGTGGAAAAGGTCACGGGAAAAGAAGAAATaagtgaaaataaaaaaaatcggaAAAGAGAACCTAAAGTGGAAAATGAAAAAGAGGATGTACAAGTGAACGAAGGCAAAGGGGGGATGACGAGAGCACAAAGGAGGCCAAGGTTAAGAGTTGAAAACAATGCAGTTTTGACAATGACTGCATTGGTGGTTGACGCACAAGTTTTAAAGGTTGATTCTATAAAATTGCAGTGTGTGGACGATCTATTTGGGTACGAGAGTTTCACATATTTAAATTGGGATGATTTTGAAGCAATTTTTACATTGGATGAGCTGACTGGTTCTGTCATCACTGCTTATATGATGTAAGTTTAAATTTAGTTTCAAAAATTGTTTGTAAAACACAatttatttaattgatttacTTTTTGTATGTTGACAGGTTCTTGTATGAGCAAATGAAGAATGGGCCAAAACTTGATCATGGTATTTGTTTTGTGAGCCCGAGTGCAATCTCGCCAAGTGAACGTAAATCAAAACGCAAACATATTGCTGATGCAAGTAGAGTGGTTGCAGATCGGTTGTCTACAAGAAAGGACAACGACATCATCATATTGCCCTATAATCCCGGGTATGATTTTCCATTTAAATAACTATTTATAAAGAAAAAAACTATTATCTTGACATTATTTGACTTAGTTTGGTTTTTATAGAAGACATTCATAAAGAAAAAAACTATTATCTTGATATTTTTTGACTTactttggtttttggtttttgtAGAAGACATTGGGTGTTGGCAGTTTTGGACATGAAAACATATACTTGCTATTATCTTGATTCTATAATGAATAGCACAATCAATCCGGTGTTGAGGCAAATTATTGATGCGTAAGTAATGTACATTATCgaaaaattatattatattattataatatatttcTTAATTTTTTAGGGCAATGTCCTTGTATGCTATGCAAAGTGTCAACTGGGTTAAGGCTAAGGTGAGCACTTATTTTTTATTGAAGGAAACATAACAGTATTTttatttgtgtagtgcacatgtgttgAAATTGTAGCTTTAACTTCATCGACTGAATTGGAATCTTTAATTGTGTAGTGTCCATATCAGACGGGAGGTACTGAATGTGGCTATTATGTGTTGAAGTTCATGAAAGAGGTGGTTGAAGAAGGAATTGCAATACTTGCCAATGACAACGTAAGTactatttttttaaatgattacTTTTGGAGTATTATTAGTTTGTTAGCTAATTAGTTGCAAAACTTTTTTTAGATCACTAAATTTagtttagagtaaactgccattttggtccctgagctttgggcagttttgccactttagtccaaatctcaaacattttgcatctgggtccctgtggttttatttttttttttttttttgccattttggtccaaactAAAATCAGCTCATAATCATCAAATTAAATATTGAtgtttttgtccttttcctcagggatAAATTGGTCATTATAACTTTATTAGAACtcattattaattaaaataataaaaaacttcTTCAACAACAAGCAACAGCAATCTAATATCATATTTAAACAACAATCACAAATACCTGAACTCAAATTCCTACACTCAAACAAAAAAATGTCGCTAATAATCTTTCTTCTCAACGTTAAACAAGACCTGCAACTCTTTTCAATACCCAGCTGACACAAACTCAAAACCACAAGATTATTTGCAACTTCAGTTCTAGTTCTGCAATACCGAATCAAATCTGAACTTCAGGTGATTCGTGACTACTATTGATGCAAATATAACACTTGATGATGCGCTGGTATTTAAAGAATTACTGAAAACTTgccattttctattttttatatcATTTTCCGTTCGTAAACATGATTATTCAAAAAACTGTTTTCACCTAAATAAGATTATTAACAGATTCGATCAACAAATTATGTATATACTcagctttgataccaatctgtccgAAATAGATGAAAACCGTTCGAAAAATTCAAACAACAAACCTTGGTTTCCAGTTTCAATCTCTGTTTAACCAAAAATCATCGAATCATTCCGAGATTCATCGAAATTTCAACCGAAACAGTTAAAATTCAATCTCAAAACACCAAATTAGTCGTAAAAATCAATCGAAACACATTCAGTTTCACCGAAAGTCAACAAAATGATCCGAAACTCGACCGACAGTGTCCGAAAAATTAGAAAATGTTACAGGCGTGATTTTAATCCTGCAACTGTGGGGTGCTGTTCAGAATTAGTTTTATTGAGTGAAAACGATTACTGATTCTTCAGAAAATGTTCTAAACGATTACTAATGAAGAGTGAATGAGGGTATTTGTTTGTGATTCATTTGGGGAAGATGAAGATAGTTATTAGTgcttttatttagttttattattttaattcaTAATGAGTTATGATAAATTTATAATGACCAATTTACCCCTGAGTAAAAAGACAAAACATCAGGATTTAATTTGAGTATTATGagttgatttcatttttggactaaaatggcaaaaaaaaaaaatgaaaccatAGGGACTCAGATGCAAAAGATTTGAGATTTGATCTAAAGtagcaaaactgcccaaaccttAGGGAtcaaaattgcagtttactctttagtTTATAATTTTGAGGATTTTGATGAgatttgtttgtttgatttgcaTATAAAAGAAACTGGGTGAAAATATAACTAAATAACCGGATGAAATGAGAAGATAATTGTGTGGATATCATCTTTGTTTATCATATCAAAGTGCATGTATTTAGGCTCTATAATTTTGTTTGTCATTAATTGTTTTTCATATCAAAGTGTATGTATTTAGGTTCTTTAATATTTTTCTCAGGTCGGGGAAGGCAAAGTGGTATACACGGATGAGGATATTGATGGAATACGTGAAGGGTGTTCGAGTTTTGGGGCAACATTTGTTTTCAAGTGACTATTTTAGATGTTGAAGTATGTACGCCAAATAATACTTTTTGTTAACTTAAGATATTTGAATTATATTTGACGTATGACTATGAAAtgaattgtttttgtttttgtgtaTTTTGTCATTAAATAGATTTATATATTGTTTTGGTTCTTTAGAGAAAATTcgaaattctaaaaaaaattaaaaaatgaaaatcgTGACTCGCAATGTGTGTCATAAATGTTGTCATTAAAGTGTCATAAGCGCGTGTCATTAAAATGTGTCATCAACGCGTGTCATTAAAATGTGTCATTAACGCGTGTCATAAATGCACGTCATTAAGGTGTGTCATTAAAGCGTGTCATAAAGGTGTGTCATTAGATTGTGTCATTAAAACGTGTCATTAAAGTGTGTCATTAAAGCGTGTCATAAAGGTGTGTCATTAAAGCGTGTCATTAAGGTGTGTCATAAATGGATGACACACAAATGCATGTCATTTTCAATTAATGACAGGGGCTTCCTTGACACTCTTTTGTGTGTCATATCTACCCTTTAATGACGCGCAATGCGTGTCATTGAAGGTTTTTTTTCTAGTAGTGTACTATAAATGTCAGATACAATATAGTATATAATACACCTCAAGTTTTAAATTATATCATTttaaatttatttaacatatacacttaatttacataaatttattaaacatgtaCACTTAATTTATAGAAATTTATTTAACACTAGTGGGAAcgcccgcgcgttgcagcgggtgTCTAAACTGATATAAGATTCAATTATGATGTCTATCAGGAACCTCCACTATTTCCGGGTTTCTAACCCTTTATTCCATTCAACGAAAAATAGTCGTAGAAGTTTCTATTCCGCATATACGTTAAATATATaagtagggtgcccgcgcgataCGACGGCAAACACAAAATTTTTATCTGCTGGGTTTTGAGTCTCCAACGCTTTTATTAGTTTAACAATCCTCTTATGACGCTTTTGTTAGCGTGTGATTATAACTAACGATGAATCCATGACTGCAATGGTCAAAACACATTTTTTATAAAAGACAAATTCCGGTTGGATTTGGTCGATTAATACCGTTGAGCCAAAACTTGTtgacatatatatttttttttacttttgttaAAAATTTGACTAAAATCATTCCCATGTAAAACTCATAAACATTAAACAAATAGGCTAAGTATTATAATCGCTTAAGCAAAACAATAGTATATTCATACACAAATAACACTTTCAAATCTCTTATTGTAATATATAGAGAGAATAACGGAGAACATATCTTACACAAAACCATTTTAAcaggttctttttttttttggaacaaGCAGCATATGAAGTTGGTTtagtttaatttaattattaatagtAAAAACATTTCAAAATCCACTTCCAAGCCTGCAGTAACATATGTGAAAGTTTGTGGTGAGAGTCAAACCCACTGTATTTTGTATGGGGTTAAAAAATAATGATAAAGAAATaagtaatttaaataaaataaacccTAGTTAAAAAAGTTTGATCACAAGTCATATATGTTATTAATCAAGATATAATAAGAATGATCAAACGATAAACCCACTGCACATGCTCCATCAATAGGGCAACTTGGTTAGGTTACATTCAAACAGGAAAGTGAGTTTCTACAGCTAATGATGAAGATAAATGGAGACTTAAAACAAACTAAATAAGTGAAAAGGAACTTCTCTAACTATGGCAGCCTACACTCAGcacgacccgacccgacccgaaccgactTGTATTGTTGCACGCTAAATACTACTTGTTATAATCTGCCCATTTAAACTGCTTGAATGCAAAGATATCATCAATTTATGATTTACCTTAAGTATGTAAATTAGAAGTTTAAATATATGAAATCATCACCTCCACCACCAACCCTATCAACATATGGGACACCCAACCGTGATCCCTGAAAATTTTCACCTTGCAATCCTAATACAATCTTATTCATACTTTGAACAAGTTCATTATCCTCGCTGTAACTCTCATAGCACGTCCCCATATTAGATCTCTGCATACCTATAAAAACAGTTCTTTATAGACACATacttaaatattttattatacttaCATCAATACAAGGAGCAAATGCATATGAAATTCCGATAGCTCTGACTTCAGCGATAGTGGTTGCACCTATTCTCTTCACAAGATTAGTGTCCCTAGTGTGCATTTAAGATAATGTATGCAATTAGTCTAACTTCTTTAATTGAACAGTACTAATAACTTTGACTTGCCTGGTATCTATGTGGCCAataatatgtggaaatattgTAGCATAAATAACATTGTTGTGACTATGATCAGCAACAATTCCATAAATCATTGGATCCATGATCATGTAGAAAATGTTGGAGCTCGTGTAGCATATTAATCCAATCAACACTCCCTCCACCAATTAGTAAGTTTCCTTCATTTAAAACAACAATATATCATTCACCATTACACCTGATATTTACATTAAAACATAGTACCTCATGATATCAGGAGTAGCTGCAAGCATTTGAATCTGAACCATCTGACCGATTTTCTCTTCCATCATCATTCTTCCCAAATGATCTtattttggactaaactggcattAGGTTTTACGCTCATCAAATCGATACACAATTCGAATCAATCAGATCAGAAACTCGCAAAACAAAAATCATAAACGCATAAATCTACTGTACGTTAGAAAAACGAAAAACCTACCGGATTGGTGGTGCGGTGGCGGTGAACAACGGTTAACGTTCTCTGACGGCGAGCACCGAGCGACGCTAGGTTACAATTCACACGACGGCCGTTAATCACCGGCGTCGGATCTTCACACGCTTTTTTCGCCGATTCCGACTGCTTAAACGTAACCTAATGCGCACGATAGCAGAAACAGAAAACAAAAATTAGGTCAAAACTCAAAAAAAATGATGCACACAAAGAACTATGCAAGTAAAGTATTTTAATGTACAATTAACAAATGATGCACACAAAGAACTATGTAAGTAAAGTATTTCTTACCAGAATTACGAACTATGCGATGATGTTCTTGACCCCTGTGTCGGGGAAGTGGAATAACAAACAAAGAGTCAGTTCAAAGAATCGATTAGGGGTATCAATTGATTAATTTTGACAGAGTTAGCGTCTTACCCCTTCTGTTCTTGAATGGGAAAAGTGGTGATCCTGAGAATGCTTCTTACGATCCAGGCTTATGTTCTTGTAGAGTTTTATAGAAGATGAAGGAGCATTGGGTATTTACCGAGGAGAGCCATTGACCTAAATCTCAAATCTCAAACCCTAACAAACAACAAAATCTACACATACATAAGGAGATCAGATCGAAGTTGATGAGAAAACAAACAATAAATTAACGCATATTTGTAAACAAATCGGTTTTGAAACTCACACTCAATTGGGGATGATGAGGAGGCGTGTAGTTAGTTTCGAGGGTGCTTTAACTGGCTTCATAAAGGGTTTAACTGGTAGGTGCTTTAACTGGCTTCATAAAGGGTTTAACTGAACAGGGAAGATGAGGAGGCGTGTAGTTAGTTTCGAGGGCATCGATTAGGTTTCTAAGGGCAGGGATGGAAAGGATTTTGAGGTTGTGAGTATGGGTGTAGGTATAATTTACTATTATACCCTTATAGTGTCTTAAAATATTCACCTCCTTACAATTTTACCCTCACAAAACATGCATTTTTTATTTGTACATATTGCATAAAATGATGGACGCCATGTAAAATTACATATGtgtacatcacttctcctttttatagtattatagatatacacttaatttatataaaatattgaTTTTAATTAAAGTGTTAAGTTCATAAATCATAATACATTAATCATCGAATAAAAATGCTTgcaatttttttataaactatGAGTTCACTTTACTTAAAAATTTTAGTATGTAAAACgaccttttttttttgaacggtaggATAATAGAATCCTAGTGTTCAAAAAAAATGATGTTATTTCCACCGCATATAATTTCAATTCTCTAAGAGTTTAAATTTTACTATACACACGTGAAGAATTAATGTTGATAATATATGAAAGATTATTTAAATAGTTAGAGATAATTAGTAAGTTAGAATTTAAATAGTTATctagttattttatttattaggtaggggatggttcaaatgaaaaaccacttttattgtgaaaactcgaaaactaactaaaaaagcctaaaaaaacctaaaaaacatacaaatttttttttttttttacaatttttttagaaaaatcgctactttttatcaaggttggagaactcgctagtcgctagtcggccggtgaagtggggactagcgactactcgggattactcgggattaatcgggattaatcggatcgggttttttatatgtaattttcaattttatgtataaatatatacatttttataggtaaatattttaagtgGCTAGGTTTTAAATCTTACTCAACTCATTTATTTAAGTATACATTATTTATTGTTGGAATTCAAATGATTTGGTTGGAAACTGACCGGAATTTAGAGGTTTAGGCCGGAATATACAGGTTTTTTGCTGGAATCGTCGACTTTTGGCTggcctagtcggacctagtcgtgcctagtcggacctagtcggTTAATGGACCGATTTAAGAAAAATTACTCAGTAGCTggacgactagcgattaatcgccgactaatcgtcgcctagtcgcgatttttacaacactgctttttatatatggaaaaaaatttcaaaaaaaaaaaaatttggttgtactgcacatgtgcactaatacggaaagcctaaaccacttaacccaccccccaccgacaccccccaaaaacctaaaccccccaccccaccccccccccccaaaaaaaaaaacctaaattcaccctcccaccaaaagcctaaccccccccccaaaaaaaaaacctaaaccccccaccccccaccctcccgaaaacctaaaactaaaccctaaacataaacccgaaaaaaacctaacccccccccacccccaccccaccccccaaaaacctaaacccccctcccccccacacccaaaaacctaatcctaatcctaaacctccaaaaaaactaaccctaaaagttaaactagaatcaaaaagctaattttaagcatgtaatgcacattgtagtacatgttatattgcacatgtgcactactataataatagtattgaaaacaagacgacaccataaatctttttttatgtcataaaaaatatgctcgaatatacttgaatgaaagataagaaaatttgtgatcttatggtgccatttttgttttaaaatgataacgtatgaagaaatgggaaatgtttgaaaagttatatattttt from Helianthus annuus cultivar XRQ/B chromosome 10, HanXRQr2.0-SUNRISE, whole genome shotgun sequence harbors:
- the LOC110886856 gene encoding uncharacterized protein LOC110886856, producing MESNSDSDHAEENKSQRGPTIKSKSSKGKLIITYNKKGVPIGKESVALSTFEGLVARTMIPITYTTWPKVGKERKEELWQYVMAHFVVDPKSRKQTIQSIGTKWRNFKHTLYRDYIETQKNDPEEKKNLLNPPLEYPFLKKEDWKLFVSQRTSKQWEETSKKAKKVRAHHKYNHHLSRKGYARLTTEIMQETGLEEEEIDRAMLWKRARELKIGGFDSDVQVVVDKIDKLKESDSGEGTCGTHDVLTQALGTDEQRGHVRGMGKFVTPQQYFYLPNTVKHYMDTEKKKYDKRLNKLEDELEKLKRGVNNVSEAESCQWGNEDLEDNPDEEPLDMSCFLAVDNASNIVAKGTILMDTNEEEFLRVMLEICLHREALLPVPLEEEFIMEVGDAIGQILSWPRHLVIQCSDLEKMLEKPKTKPVKDLKSNKQIKQLRGTNEENEKELEQKIVQVEKVTGKEEISENKKNRKREPKVENEKEDVQVNEGKGGMTRAQRRPRLRVENNAVLTMTALVVDAQVLKVDSIKLQCVDDLFGYESFTYLNWDDFEAIFTLDELTGSVITAYMMFLYEQMKNGPKLDHGICFVSPSAISPSERKSKRKHIADASRVVADRLSTRKDNDIIILPYNPGRHWVLAVLDMKTYTCYYLDSIMNSTINPVLRQIIDAAMSLYAMQSVNWVKAKCPYQTGGTECGYYVLKFMKEVVEEGIAILANDNVGEGKVVYTDEDIDGIREGCSSFGATFVFK